The Lates calcarifer isolate ASB-BC8 linkage group LG19, TLL_Latcal_v3, whole genome shotgun sequence genomic interval AAGAAACTGTGCTGTACAACAAGCCAAGAGCACTAATAAACCAAATGACCAGtggccttgataatgaccccacagaggttaaatatcTGGGTCTCCCCGCCAGTGggtcagaactgaagaagcctcttggatgagcagtgaaatgtcttcaggcatctacaaccaagtccagttgccctcgATTCAACTTTTCTTAGACAACCATGACCTTGGATGACTGcgaatcttcacagacatcaTACAGCAGGTGCTTTTTCTGATTCACTAGAAGCCCTGCAGTCAAATCAAGCCCATCTGATTTGAATGTAACatctcacaacaacaacaacaaaaaaatctgcttgtCAGTGTGGAGTCATCCACTATTTTAGTGTCAGCTGAATCCAAATCCAGAAGTGTCACCTGACCAGCAGAGTGTTGATACTTGACAGCGAAAGTTGTAACAGCACATTGTTTAAGATAAAATGTATTGATCCCACACAGGGAATATGAAGCGCCACTGCAGCAAAAGGAAGTAAAGGAACCAATGTACACTGTACTATATTATAGCATGACATAGCAGAGCctaaattaatctgcaactattttgataggGGGTCTGTCATGACTCcctgggacacttgaatagaacagtCAGTGAACACCAGTGTTTTTCTACTATAACAAGTTAAAATATACAACATGTAGCATGAAGAATGGATAAATTGTATTTTGCCTTTGCTTTAATACGAACCAAACAAGTGGCTTTTAGTTACTGTCACATTCCGTTAGTTCTCTTGTCCTTTCACCTAGCAGACAGCACACCACTGTAGTTCACATCAGTTGTACCCCTCCTCGTTTGGACACAGTGATTTAAAAGTTGACACTCTGCAGTGACTGAGGTACTATTCATTAGAGAAAAATAGTCTCTGAGCAACACTCATTAagtgctctctctcacacacagcagcccaTTTAAAATGCTTTGAAGTGGGATTTTTCACCATGTTGCCACAGTTGCTCAAGTGAcaccagtttgttttctgtttgtaggagttgactttaaaatgaaaacactagAAATAGATGGAATCAAGGTGCGAGTACAGATATGGTAAGTTAAATGacttttttgttgcatttacagATTGAATGCTTACATGCATGTTGTGTGATCctgtgttgtttatgtgtgtttgtctcctgtTGCAGGGACACGGCCGGTCAGGAGCGTTATCAGACCATTACTAAACAGTACTACAGGCGGGCACAGGTGATCCCTCCGCCTATAAACAATCACTGGACTCAAGTTACCTTTATGAGCTACTGTAACATTCATTCACTTTAATCCTTTTCTGCGTCCAGGGTATCATCTTTGTCTACGACATCACAAATGAGCCGTCCTTTCAGCACATAGCGAAGTGGGCCAGCGATGTGGATGAAGTAAGGCAATAAGCCTTCTCATTTCACTCCCTTTGCACTTGTCGCCCCCTCACAGTGACCCAGTATTTGTATTACCGCTTGCTGCACACCCAGTGGCTTATTGTGAGTGACAAGATGATGAAGTCCCTTATCCCCATCCcgtctgtcttgtctttttgttgttgttgtcttgcAGTGTGCCCCAGACAAGGTGCAGAGGATCTTGGTAGGAAACAAGTCTGATGAAGAACTCGGGAGGCAGGTGACAACGGAACAAGGAAGCAAGGTTTGATGGAGgcttattttgttattttattttattacaccTGTCGATAACTACTACCAGGCGTTACTGTTTCTAATGTTCTCAGAGTTACTCCACATAGTGTTTGAATTGCAGCAAATGATGAGAGAAAACTGGCTTAAGCTGTGAAATCCCCTTTGTTGTATGTATTTCTAACCATGTCCAACTGAATCCTGCAGTTAGCAGAAACCTATGAGATGGACTTCTTTGAAACCAGTGCTTCTACTAACAGTAACATCAGCGAGGTAGGACACATAAACTGTTCAGATATTCTGGAGAACTTCCCAGCAACCTTTCTTTGGCATTTGTctacatattttttgtttttcttcctcattcCCCACAGTCGTTCACTCGTGTGACAGAACTGGTGCTGCAGGCTCACAAGAGAGACGTGGACAAGTTGTTGGGATCCTTGGATGATTATCTAGAAAAGGCTGCtctggaggaagagaaggggagTCAAAATGCTGACGGCAGCGCTCAGAGGGGTTGCGCCTGTTAGCAAGAGGTGTCATGGCTGATACTTTAAGAGATCTGTTCCTCACTGTGACTCGACTCAACCCTCCTCTGCCTTCTTCACCTGTCGGATAAGAGGGTGTTGGTTTGGTTGGTTTCACTTTTTCTAAGTCACTGAAGTTACGTCTTGGTAAATGCAGTTAGCAGCAGCTACCAGCAGAGGGATAATTTTGTTGCATGATCCCTGAACCCTGTAGCCAGCGAGGAGTCTGCAGTACATTTCATGAAGGTAGCTGTGTCCATTTGCTCCAGcaaaactgtaaatacacatgcttgtttcattttcctttggTGAAATGCAGCTTAGCACAATCTGCTTCATCAATTTCTGTATTCCAT includes:
- the LOC108892590 gene encoding ras-related protein Rab-15, whose protein sequence is MAKQYDILLRLLMLGDSGVGKTCMLRRFTESEFDPSHISTIGVDFKMKTLEIDGIKVRVQIWDTAGQERYQTITKQYYRRAQGIIFVYDITNEPSFQHIAKWASDVDECAPDKVQRILVGNKSDEELGRQVTTEQGSKLAETYEMDFFETSASTNSNISESFTRVTELVLQAHKRDVDKLLGSLDDYLEKAALEEEKGSQNADGSAQRGCAC